The following are encoded together in the Parabacteroides chongii genome:
- a CDS encoding ABC transporter ATP-binding protein produces MIRINDLRKVYRTDEVETIALDSMSLHVKEHEFVAIMGPSGCGKSTLLNILGLLDDPTSGSYLLNGVEVTGLNENKRCDLRRGNIGFVFQSFNLIEELTVFENIELPLENCGMKASLRKMKVEKALKSVLLNHRRNYFPSQLSGGQQQRVAIARAIVNDPKLILADEPTGNLDSQNGLEIMDLLTSLNDAGTTVVMVTHSEHDARYSHRVVHMLDGKPVTENFLKELAYTTN; encoded by the coding sequence ATGATTAGAATAAATGATTTGAGAAAAGTATACCGGACGGATGAAGTAGAGACAATTGCGCTGGACAGTATGTCGCTCCATGTAAAGGAACATGAATTTGTTGCTATCATGGGGCCTTCGGGATGTGGTAAATCCACTTTATTGAATATCCTGGGATTGCTCGACGATCCGACTTCGGGTTCTTATCTTCTTAATGGTGTCGAAGTGACCGGCCTGAATGAAAATAAACGATGCGATTTGCGACGGGGGAATATAGGGTTTGTTTTCCAGAGTTTCAACCTGATCGAAGAACTTACCGTATTTGAGAATATTGAATTACCCCTGGAGAATTGCGGAATGAAGGCTTCTTTGCGGAAAATGAAAGTGGAGAAGGCTTTAAAAAGCGTTCTGCTTAATCACCGCCGTAACTATTTCCCGTCACAACTTTCCGGTGGACAACAGCAACGGGTGGCAATTGCCCGCGCCATAGTCAATGACCCGAAACTGATCCTGGCGGATGAACCGACCGGCAATCTGGATAGTCAGAATGGTCTGGAAATCATGGATCTATTGACTTCTCTCAACGATGCGGGTACTACCGTCGTTATGGTGACGCACAGCGAACATGATGCCCGTTACAGTCATCGTGTCGTTCACATGCTGGATGGAAAACCGGTTACGGAAAACTTCCTGAAAGAATTGGCTTACACTACAAACTAA
- a CDS encoding KdsC family phosphatase, with the protein MSSINYDLTKIKAFVFDVDGVLSCDVIPLHPDGDPMRTVNIKDGYALQLAVKKGYQVGIITGGYTEAVQIRFSRLGIEHIYMRSAVKIHDFHDFLQKTGLKPEEVMYAGDDIPDYDVMKLVGLPVAPADAAPEIKQIAKYISLRNGGEGVARDVIEQTMKAQGHWMSSEAFGW; encoded by the coding sequence ATGAGTAGTATCAATTATGACCTGACGAAGATAAAAGCATTTGTGTTTGATGTAGACGGTGTGTTGTCGTGTGATGTGATTCCTCTCCATCCGGACGGTGATCCGATGCGTACCGTCAATATTAAAGACGGTTATGCCCTGCAGCTGGCTGTAAAGAAAGGCTATCAGGTGGGAATCATCACCGGTGGGTATACAGAGGCTGTTCAGATCCGTTTTTCCCGCCTGGGTATTGAACATATCTATATGCGTAGTGCCGTGAAGATACATGACTTCCATGATTTTCTGCAAAAGACCGGGTTAAAGCCTGAAGAGGTCATGTATGCCGGAGACGATATTCCGGATTATGATGTAATGAAGCTGGTTGGATTGCCTGTCGCTCCTGCAGATGCAGCGCCGGAAATCAAACAGATAGCCAAATATATCTCCTTACGTAACGGGGGTGAAGGTGTTGCCCGCGATGTGATAGAACAAACAATGAAAGCACAAGGCCATTGGATGAGCTCGGAAGCCTTCGGATGGTAA
- a CDS encoding MBL fold metallo-hydrolase: MKYKITTLVENCVYGRQLRAEHGLSLYIETPEHKILFDTGASDLFIHNANVLNIDLKQVDYLILSHGHSDHTGGLQHFMTLNETAKIACKKEILYPKFKENRENGIRETELPERSRFLYINNTTELVPGLFIFPHIEIVDPEDTHFDRFYTRKAESKIPDIFEDELAIALITNNSFSVISACSHRGITNMIRTIQNRFPALSPDLILGGFHIHNAETEKFNVIAHYLAANPPERMGTCHCTGVDKYALFHQQFNDRVFYNYTGSVIGIEEL; encoded by the coding sequence ATGAAATACAAAATAACCACTCTGGTAGAAAATTGCGTGTACGGACGCCAACTCCGTGCAGAACATGGCTTGTCGTTATATATAGAAACTCCTGAACACAAAATACTTTTCGATACAGGAGCATCGGATTTGTTCATCCATAATGCAAATGTACTGAATATTGATTTGAAACAAGTAGACTACCTCATCCTTTCGCACGGGCACAGCGACCATACCGGAGGTTTGCAACATTTCATGACACTGAATGAAACAGCAAAAATAGCCTGTAAGAAAGAAATATTATATCCGAAATTTAAAGAAAACAGGGAAAACGGAATCAGGGAAACAGAACTGCCTGAACGTTCCCGCTTCTTATACATAAATAATACAACAGAGCTGGTTCCCGGTCTTTTTATTTTTCCACATATAGAAATCGTCGATCCGGAAGACACGCACTTCGACCGTTTCTATACACGAAAAGCCGAAAGTAAAATTCCCGATATCTTTGAAGATGAACTGGCGATCGCCCTGATAACAAATAATTCTTTTTCCGTCATCAGTGCCTGTTCCCATCGGGGAATCACCAATATGATCCGAACCATACAAAACAGATTTCCGGCTTTATCTCCCGATCTGATTCTGGGAGGTTTTCATATTCATAATGCGGAAACTGAAAAATTCAATGTGATCGCTCACTATTTGGCTGCGAATCCGCCCGAACGAATGGGTACTTGCCATTGTACGGGTGTCGATAAATATGCTCTCTTCCATCAGCAATTCAACGACCGTGTATTCTATAATTATACAGGAAGTGTTATCGGAATAGAAGAGTTATGA
- the rpmA gene encoding 50S ribosomal protein L27 yields the protein MAHKKGVGSSKNGRESQSKRLGVKLFGGEVAKAGNILVRQRGTVHHPGENVGIGKDHTLYALKDGVVTFRRSKENRSFVSIQEIVAEA from the coding sequence ATGGCACATAAGAAAGGTGTGGGTAGTTCTAAGAACGGCCGTGAATCACAAAGTAAAAGATTAGGTGTTAAGCTTTTTGGTGGTGAAGTTGCTAAAGCTGGTAACATTTTAGTTCGCCAGAGAGGTACAGTTCATCATCCGGGTGAAAACGTTGGTATCGGTAAAGATCATACGTTGTACGCTTTGAAAGATGGTGTTGTTACTTTCCGTAGAAGTAAAGAAAACAGATCTTTCGTTTCTATTCAGGAAATCGTAGCAGAAGCATAA
- a CDS encoding C40 family peptidase: MTRRNFIISHLWILLFILTLTSCGSKKRVALPADFKGPKELSRLYGVRITPDDNIFLYNEGAKWLGTPHRMGGSTKRGVDCSGFVAIVFREVYRKQLARSSADMLKYNCKKVSRSKLQEGDLVFFRTGSGKKKVPNHVGIYLKNGKFIHTSTSKGVMVSSLSEPYYTRTWITGGRVK; encoded by the coding sequence ATGACTCGTAGAAATTTCATTATATCCCATCTTTGGATACTGTTGTTTATTTTGACACTGACATCTTGCGGCAGTAAAAAACGTGTTGCGCTTCCTGCTGACTTCAAAGGGCCGAAAGAATTGTCGCGTTTATACGGTGTTCGTATCACTCCCGATGATAATATCTTTCTTTATAATGAAGGGGCGAAATGGCTCGGTACGCCTCACCGGATGGGAGGAAGCACAAAGCGGGGAGTGGATTGCTCCGGGTTTGTGGCAATTGTTTTCCGTGAGGTTTATAGAAAACAATTGGCTCGTTCGTCGGCCGATATGCTGAAATATAATTGTAAGAAGGTGAGCCGCTCTAAGTTACAAGAGGGCGATCTGGTGTTTTTCAGGACAGGTAGCGGGAAGAAAAAAGTGCCGAACCATGTCGGTATCTATCTGAAAAACGGAAAGTTCATACATACCAGTACCTCGAAGGGAGTGATGGTCAGTAGCCTGAGTGAGCCTTATTATACGCGGACCTGGATAACAGGCGGACGGGTGAAGT
- a CDS encoding sensor histidine kinase — protein MTILLSTLIVLLLIYIIYVRRKTNREIDEFAESILYKDFSKKYPRFQTITDAFLNLAREKEAQQHYLKEMLELVDTGILAYDIETYETLWMNDAFTTMLNIPHIKNINWLKKQNEGLFNELLDIPVNESTLLTIHARKQTIKTMTNASVFQTGGKTYKLIAFHNVSATMEEVESGAWKGLLNVMTHEIMNSIVPVSSLSDTLRRKIHALKETSSPLSEPDVEDMEFALDTIHRRSDGLLRFAETYRSLSQKIVPDMKFYNLYELLNAIHSLMNPSLQQKGIGFTLKTDNPDVTAYMDRDLIEQVIINFVTNATYAVKEKENPEIHLFSGCDNEGHPYITVADNGCGISDTIRDKIFIPFFSSKKNGNGIGLSISREIVKLHNGKLHVQSQEGAGSAFTVLFSSPNKH, from the coding sequence ATGACCATCCTGTTATCCACCTTAATCGTCCTGCTCCTTATATATATAATATATGTACGGAGAAAAACAAACCGGGAAATCGACGAGTTTGCCGAGTCGATTCTTTACAAAGACTTTTCCAAAAAATATCCGCGCTTCCAAACCATCACGGATGCATTCCTGAACCTGGCACGTGAAAAAGAAGCCCAGCAACATTATCTGAAAGAAATGTTGGAACTGGTCGACACCGGCATTCTCGCCTACGATATAGAAACCTATGAAACATTATGGATGAACGACGCTTTTACAACGATGCTCAACATTCCTCATATCAAGAATATCAACTGGCTAAAAAAACAGAACGAAGGCTTGTTCAATGAATTGCTCGATATTCCGGTAAACGAAAGTACCCTGCTGACTATCCATGCCCGGAAACAAACCATCAAAACAATGACCAATGCTTCCGTCTTTCAAACAGGAGGAAAAACCTATAAGCTGATAGCTTTCCACAACGTAAGCGCCACAATGGAAGAGGTCGAATCGGGCGCATGGAAAGGATTGCTTAATGTGATGACCCATGAGATAATGAATTCTATCGTACCCGTCTCCTCTCTTTCGGATACGCTCAGAAGGAAGATACATGCACTGAAAGAAACTTCTTCCCCACTGTCGGAACCGGATGTGGAAGATATGGAATTTGCGTTGGACACCATTCACCGGCGGAGTGACGGATTGCTACGTTTTGCCGAGACATATCGTAGTCTAAGCCAGAAGATAGTGCCTGACATGAAATTCTACAACCTCTACGAGCTGTTAAACGCTATTCATTCCCTGATGAACCCGTCTTTGCAGCAGAAAGGGATCGGATTCACTCTTAAAACAGATAATCCGGACGTGACAGCCTATATGGACAGGGATCTGATCGAACAGGTGATAATTAATTTTGTCACCAATGCGACTTATGCCGTAAAAGAAAAGGAGAATCCGGAAATCCATCTTTTTTCCGGCTGTGATAACGAAGGACATCCTTACATCACCGTTGCAGACAATGGATGCGGTATATCCGATACGATACGTGACAAGATATTTATCCCATTCTTCAGTTCTAAAAAGAACGGTAACGGCATCGGACTGAGTATTTCGCGGGAAATCGTCAAACTTCATAACGGAAAGCTGCATGTGCAAAGCCAGGAAGGTGCAGGAAGTGCTTTCACCGTTTTATTCAGCTCCCCAAACAAACATTAG
- the rplU gene encoding 50S ribosomal protein L21 has product MYVIVEINGQQFKAEEGKKLFVHHIQNAESGAVVEFDKVLLVDNNGEVKVGVPTVEGAKVVCEVLSPLVKGDKVLIFHKKRRKGYRKLNGHRQQFTEVSIKEIVA; this is encoded by the coding sequence ATGTACGTAATCGTAGAAATTAACGGACAGCAGTTCAAAGCTGAAGAAGGAAAGAAATTATTCGTTCATCACATTCAGAACGCAGAAAGCGGAGCTGTTGTTGAGTTTGACAAAGTATTGTTGGTTGACAACAATGGTGAAGTTAAAGTAGGTGTTCCTACCGTAGAAGGCGCAAAGGTAGTATGTGAAGTACTGTCTCCGCTGGTAAAAGGTGATAAAGTGCTGATCTTCCACAAGAAGAGAAGAAAAGGTTATCGTAAACTGAACGGTCACCGTCAGCAGTTCACTGAAGTGAGTATTAAAGAAATTGTTGCTTAA
- a CDS encoding nitroreductase family protein, translating to MESFASLIKNRRSTRKFTDQLLSPEQVEMILKAALMAPASKRKNPWQFIVVEDKEMLKKLAGCKAAGSSFLEGCALAVVVLANVMESDVWVEDASIASIYMQLQAEDLGLGSCWCQIRNRQTEDDTDANTYVRNLLDIPYQLEVLSIIGFGYKDQERKPFDEAHLQWEKIHLDSFKMPEENKEA from the coding sequence ATGGAGAGTTTTGCATCACTGATCAAGAATAGAAGAAGCACGCGTAAGTTTACCGACCAGTTGCTTTCACCTGAACAAGTCGAAATGATTTTAAAAGCAGCCTTGATGGCTCCCGCTTCCAAGCGTAAGAATCCATGGCAGTTTATCGTGGTGGAGGATAAGGAAATGCTAAAGAAGCTGGCGGGGTGCAAGGCGGCAGGTTCTTCATTCCTTGAAGGGTGTGCACTGGCCGTTGTGGTACTGGCGAATGTGATGGAAAGCGATGTTTGGGTAGAGGATGCCTCTATTGCTTCCATTTATATGCAGCTTCAGGCAGAAGATTTGGGATTGGGAAGTTGCTGGTGCCAGATACGTAACCGTCAGACGGAGGACGATACGGATGCCAATACGTATGTGCGTAATCTGCTTGATATCCCTTATCAGCTGGAGGTTCTTTCAATAATCGGTTTCGGTTATAAGGACCAGGAGCGTAAGCCGTTTGACGAAGCTCATCTGCAGTGGGAAAAGATTCACCTGGACAGTTTTAAAATGCCGGAAGAAAATAAGGAAGCATGA
- a CDS encoding sigma-54-dependent transcriptional regulator, with product MNLHQANILIVDDDKDVLTAVRFLLKMEVKTILTETNPENIHKLIMTNDIDIVMLDMNFRSSINTGNEGIFWLKEIKKWKPAQSVIMITAYADIDLAIKSLKEGAADFIVKPWHNENLINILRETLHKQTSSDVKEKINEKKTDVKIVGASESMQQLFHKLQKIAPTDANILILGENGTGKDLVARYIYQLSLRRNYPYIKVDVGSLTETLFESELFGHKKGAFTDAREDRTGLIEAADKGTLFLDEIGNITLQQQAKLLTVLQNREVTRLGANAPTAVDIRLLSATNLPLRELANETRFRKDLIYRINTVEITVPPLRERGEDIILLAEHFLEMYEKKYFKQKFRLSDSAKKKLMLYHYPGNVRELQYTIERGVIMSDSNVLKAEDITFSPMEQPEGNNQPIPTHNLEDLERAAIEQVIQKHNGNISQAAKELGLTRGALYRRLEKYGL from the coding sequence ATGAACTTACACCAGGCAAATATACTGATTGTTGATGATGATAAAGACGTTCTGACCGCAGTACGTTTCTTGCTGAAGATGGAAGTAAAAACGATATTGACCGAAACGAATCCTGAAAATATCCATAAGCTGATCATGACCAACGATATCGACATTGTCATGTTAGATATGAATTTCAGAAGTTCCATCAACACGGGCAATGAAGGTATTTTCTGGCTGAAGGAAATAAAGAAATGGAAGCCTGCCCAATCCGTCATCATGATCACCGCCTATGCTGATATCGATCTGGCTATCAAAAGCCTGAAAGAAGGGGCAGCCGACTTTATCGTCAAACCCTGGCATAATGAAAACCTGATAAATATCCTGAGGGAAACGCTTCACAAGCAGACATCTTCCGATGTCAAAGAAAAAATAAATGAAAAGAAAACAGATGTAAAGATTGTAGGAGCTTCGGAAAGTATGCAGCAATTGTTTCATAAATTACAAAAGATCGCACCTACCGATGCCAATATACTAATACTGGGAGAAAACGGGACGGGAAAGGATCTGGTAGCCCGTTATATCTATCAGTTATCCCTGCGCCGGAACTACCCGTATATAAAAGTGGATGTAGGTTCCCTGACAGAAACTCTTTTCGAAAGTGAGCTTTTCGGACATAAAAAAGGAGCCTTTACAGATGCACGCGAAGACCGAACCGGATTGATCGAGGCAGCCGACAAGGGTACACTCTTTCTGGATGAAATAGGTAATATCACTTTACAACAACAGGCCAAACTGCTGACCGTATTACAAAACCGGGAGGTAACACGTCTGGGAGCCAATGCACCGACAGCGGTGGATATCCGTCTGTTATCCGCCACCAATCTACCATTACGGGAACTGGCTAATGAGACACGTTTTCGTAAAGACCTGATCTACCGGATCAATACGGTGGAAATAACGGTGCCCCCTCTCCGTGAGCGGGGTGAAGATATTATCTTGTTGGCAGAACATTTCCTGGAGATGTATGAGAAAAAGTATTTCAAGCAAAAGTTCCGTTTATCCGACTCAGCCAAAAAGAAACTGATGCTGTATCATTACCCGGGAAACGTACGCGAACTGCAATATACCATTGAAAGAGGTGTTATCATGTCAGACAGCAATGTTCTGAAAGCCGAGGATATCACCTTCTCTCCTATGGAACAGCCGGAAGGGAACAATCAGCCGATACCTACCCACAACCTGGAAGATCTGGAAAGAGCCGCTATCGAGCAGGTGATCCAAAAACATAACGGAAACATATCACAGGCGGCCAAAGAACTGGGACTGACCCGGGGAGCTTTATACCGCCGGTTAGAAAAATACGGACTATGA
- a CDS encoding Maf-like protein gives MLTNLLKYRIVLGSNSPRRKELLSGLDLNFEVEVIPGIDESYPETLTAEEIPLHIARKKAEAYMGKMTDNELLITADTIVATYDRILGKPANREEAIEMLRYLSDHVHEVVTGVCLTTREKSVSFSVASAVCFAKLEDDDIIYYVDKYRPFDKAGSYGIQEWIGYVGVEAINGSFYNVMGLPVQRLYQELKKF, from the coding sequence ATGTTGACTAACCTACTAAAATACCGTATTGTGCTGGGATCAAACTCACCCCGCCGAAAAGAATTATTGTCCGGGCTGGATCTCAACTTTGAGGTCGAAGTCATTCCCGGTATCGATGAGTCGTATCCCGAAACATTGACGGCTGAAGAGATCCCTTTGCATATTGCCCGTAAGAAAGCGGAAGCATATATGGGGAAAATGACTGATAACGAACTGCTGATCACGGCTGATACGATCGTTGCCACTTACGATCGTATTTTGGGTAAACCAGCCAATCGTGAAGAGGCGATCGAAATGTTACGTTATTTGTCTGACCATGTGCATGAAGTTGTGACAGGCGTTTGTTTGACTACCAGGGAAAAGAGTGTTTCTTTTTCTGTTGCTTCGGCTGTCTGCTTTGCGAAGCTGGAAGATGATGATATTATCTATTATGTAGATAAATATCGTCCGTTCGACAAGGCTGGCAGTTATGGTATACAGGAATGGATCGGATACGTCGGAGTGGAAGCCATCAACGGTTCGTTTTATAACGTAATGGGCTTACCCGTACAACGTTTGTACCAGGAATTAAAAAAGTTCTAA
- a CDS encoding ABC transporter permease — MNIRRSIRIIFRSKTYSFLNIIGLAIGITSAALIFLWVESKVNFNKAIPNYRNMYIGAYTYYPTTGDCVTVFETNNSLAKTLDDEFPEVENSTRYNDKTLIFVPENTTDSFEEKGAYADSTLFNMIGMKFIYGDASYVFESQYSIILSRSMARKIYGKENPIGKGLINEGTIYQVTGVFEDMPGNTSFQFEWVIPFRVQAQAMKKILNIDEWGVSWLKTYVELKPGVDIDLLNKKMNVLASQKAGPTYKSIQMFFYPLDKILLYGQFKNGVETGGGYIKTVSLFFLIGVLILLIACINFMNLSTARSQKRALEVGVRKTFGTKRKYLIRQFLAESGLITAIALIISIGLIWLTLPLFNGLIETQLSFSLLNPTIVIGLVAIGLFCTFLAGSYPALYLSSFNPLTTLKMQKVSKGGSAAWIRQGLVIFQFTMAFILICTTFVIFLQIRLAQNRDIGMEKENMISFPATKELCNSYSAVQNELKNTGLVQSCGFADSPLLQVSYTTNPWVWNGKDPDEEVSVCFTFVSDGLIDAAGIKLVDGVDIDPSKKDSKGGTGVLINEALAKLMGPEGRVGGKIGQSEGNKNEIVGIMKDFVFGNLYALEPEPALFFYNPKRANYLFVRLKPDVDAVEAIIRIQTVLRSFTPYHAFEPTFMTERFDRMFSDERLIEKLSALFAALAIFISCLGLLGLSAFSAEQRTKEIGVRKVLGATIIDILFLLGKAYTVLLLISFAVGIPISLYAANHYLKDYDYRIMLGWDIFAGVALFITLIALLTVSFQSLKAAVANPVKSIKTE; from the coding sequence ATGAATATAAGAAGATCTATCCGGATTATTTTCCGGAGCAAAACATATAGTTTTTTGAATATCATCGGGCTGGCAATCGGGATTACTTCGGCAGCGCTTATCTTTCTTTGGGTCGAGAGTAAGGTGAATTTTAATAAGGCTATTCCCAACTACCGGAATATGTATATCGGAGCTTATACCTATTATCCAACTACGGGAGATTGCGTCACTGTTTTTGAAACAAATAATTCGCTGGCGAAAACACTGGATGACGAGTTTCCGGAAGTGGAAAACAGTACGAGATACAATGACAAGACACTTATTTTTGTACCGGAAAATACAACGGATTCTTTTGAAGAAAAAGGAGCTTATGCCGATTCTACTCTCTTTAATATGATCGGTATGAAGTTTATTTATGGTGATGCATCCTATGTTTTTGAATCGCAATATTCGATCATTCTCAGTCGTTCGATGGCGCGGAAGATTTATGGAAAAGAAAACCCGATAGGGAAAGGCTTGATTAATGAAGGTACTATCTATCAGGTGACGGGCGTATTTGAAGATATGCCCGGTAATACTTCCTTCCAGTTTGAATGGGTAATACCTTTTCGTGTTCAGGCACAGGCGATGAAAAAAATATTGAATATAGACGAATGGGGTGTTTCCTGGTTAAAAACTTATGTAGAATTGAAACCGGGTGTGGATATAGACCTGTTGAATAAGAAAATGAATGTATTGGCTTCCCAAAAGGCCGGTCCTACTTATAAATCTATCCAAATGTTTTTCTATCCTCTCGATAAAATATTATTGTATGGTCAGTTTAAAAATGGGGTGGAAACCGGAGGCGGTTATATCAAGACTGTTTCTCTTTTCTTTCTGATCGGTGTACTGATCCTTTTGATTGCCTGCATTAATTTCATGAACCTTTCGACGGCGCGTTCTCAAAAGCGTGCATTGGAGGTTGGGGTACGGAAAACGTTCGGAACTAAACGTAAATACCTGATCCGGCAATTTCTGGCAGAGTCAGGCTTGATAACAGCAATAGCTCTTATCATTTCGATTGGGTTGATCTGGCTGACCCTTCCTTTATTCAATGGACTTATAGAGACTCAACTATCTTTTAGTCTTCTCAATCCAACGATTGTGATAGGCCTGGTGGCGATCGGTTTGTTCTGTACCTTCCTGGCCGGTAGCTATCCTGCCTTGTATTTATCTTCTTTCAATCCGCTGACTACACTGAAAATGCAGAAAGTGAGTAAAGGGGGGAGTGCGGCTTGGATACGTCAGGGGTTGGTTATTTTTCAGTTTACGATGGCATTTATTCTGATCTGTACCACTTTTGTGATCTTTCTGCAGATACGATTGGCACAAAACCGTGATATCGGGATGGAAAAAGAGAATATGATTAGCTTTCCTGCCACAAAAGAATTATGTAATTCTTATTCCGCTGTGCAGAATGAATTGAAGAATACCGGTTTGGTACAGAGTTGCGGATTTGCAGACAGTCCGCTTCTACAGGTAAGTTATACTACGAATCCCTGGGTTTGGAATGGGAAAGATCCGGATGAAGAAGTTTCAGTCTGTTTCACTTTTGTATCGGATGGATTGATCGATGCTGCCGGAATAAAACTGGTCGATGGGGTTGATATCGATCCCTCTAAGAAAGATAGTAAAGGCGGTACAGGAGTTTTGATCAATGAAGCTTTGGCTAAATTAATGGGACCGGAAGGGCGTGTAGGAGGGAAGATCGGCCAGTCGGAAGGTAACAAAAATGAGATTGTGGGTATCATGAAAGATTTTGTATTTGGAAATCTTTATGCATTGGAACCGGAGCCTGCTTTGTTTTTCTATAATCCTAAAAGAGCTAATTATTTATTTGTCCGCCTGAAACCGGATGTCGATGCAGTAGAAGCAATAATACGGATACAGACTGTATTACGTTCCTTTACACCGTATCATGCGTTTGAGCCGACCTTTATGACCGAACGCTTTGATCGTATGTTTAGTGATGAACGCCTGATAGAGAAATTGTCGGCATTGTTTGCGGCTTTGGCTATTTTTATATCTTGTCTGGGACTGTTGGGATTGAGTGCTTTCTCTGCCGAGCAGCGAACCAAAGAGATCGGCGTACGTAAGGTATTAGGTGCTACTATAATCGATATTCTGTTCTTGTTAGGTAAAGCCTATACGGTACTTTTACTTATATCCTTTGCGGTAGGTATTCCGATCTCTTTATATGCAGCCAATCATTACCTGAAGGATTATGACTATCGGATTATGCTCGGTTGGGATATTTTTGCCGGAGTAGCCTTGTTTATCACGCTGATCGCCCTTCTGACGGTTAGTTTCCAGTCGCTGAAAGCGGCGGTTGCTAATCCGGTGAAGTCGATAAAAACGGAGTAA
- a CDS encoding Rossmann-like and DUF2520 domain-containing protein, whose product MKIVFVGAGNLATRLSLAMQRVGMQIGQVYSHTEESARQLAAQLGCPWTNDLSALQADADLYVFSLKDTALQEVISKVKPNNGMWIHTAGSMPMSVFEGYARRFGVLYPLQTFSKGRNVNFEVIPFFIEANTEKDADYLKNIASALSENVRFMSSEKRRSLHLAAVFACNFTNHIYTLSYKLLENESIPAEVLLPLIDETAAKIHSMSPVAAQTGPAIRYDENVINKHLAMLDDPDMKAIYQLLSQSIHKEAQNE is encoded by the coding sequence ATGAAAATAGTTTTTGTTGGAGCCGGAAATCTGGCGACACGTTTGTCACTTGCCATGCAGCGGGTCGGTATGCAGATAGGACAGGTGTACAGCCATACGGAAGAGAGCGCCCGTCAGTTGGCTGCACAACTGGGTTGTCCGTGGACCAACGATCTGTCAGCATTGCAGGCTGATGCGGACCTGTATGTTTTTTCATTGAAAGATACGGCTTTGCAGGAGGTGATTTCCAAGGTTAAACCGAATAACGGAATGTGGATTCATACTGCCGGAAGTATGCCTATGAGTGTTTTTGAAGGATATGCCAGACGGTTCGGGGTGCTTTATCCTTTGCAGACGTTCAGTAAGGGGCGGAATGTGAATTTTGAGGTGATCCCGTTTTTCATCGAAGCCAATACGGAAAAAGATGCGGATTATCTGAAGAATATAGCGAGTGCCCTTTCAGAGAATGTCCGTTTCATGTCTTCTGAAAAGCGTAGGAGTCTGCATCTGGCAGCTGTGTTCGCTTGTAATTTTACCAATCATATTTATACGTTATCTTATAAATTGCTGGAAAACGAATCCATCCCGGCAGAAGTCCTGTTGCCGCTTATCGACGAGACGGCAGCAAAGATACATTCCATGTCGCCGGTAGCTGCTCAAACCGGTCCGGCGATCCGGTATGATGAAAATGTAATTAACAAACATCTGGCTATGCTGGACGATCCGGATATGAAAGCGATCTATCAGCTTCTTAGCCAAAGCATACATAAGGAGGCCCAAAATGAGTAG